In Pseudonocardia sp. DSM 110487, the sequence CCTTCAGCAGGTAGCCGACTCCCCCGCCCGCCGTGAGCAGGTCGGACGCGTAGGACTCCTCGACGTACTGCGAGAGGACCAGGATCGCCGTGCCGGGCACGGTGCGACGCACCTCCAGCGCGGCGCGCAGGCCCTCGTCGGTGAAGGTCGGGGGCATCCGCACGTCGACGACGGCTACGTCCGGCTTGTGCTCCTGCACGGCCGAAACGAGAGCGTCGCCGTCGCCGACAGCGGCGACGACGGTGGCCCCGGCCTCGTCGAGGAGGCGAACCAACCCCTCCCGCAGCAGGAGGGAGTCCTCGGCGAGCACGACACGCATTCAGTGTTCCCCACTCGAGGTCCGACACCTGTCTCGAGTGGGGAACACTACCGATCAGCCCCCACGCCACGCAGGGGGATCTCGGCGGTCAGGACGGTGGGGCCGCCGGGCGGGCTCACCACGTCGAGCGCGCCCTCGACGGTGGCCAGCCGGTCGGCGAGCCCGGCGAGCCCGTGGCCCTTGCCGAGGTGGGCGCCGCCGCGGCCGTCGTCGCGCACCTGCACCAGCACGCGGTCGGAGTCGGCGGTGACCACGACCGTCACGAGTGAGGCGTTGGCGTGCTTCGCGACGTTCGTGAGCGCCTCGGTGACCACGAAGTACGCCGTGTTCTCGACCGCGGCGGCGAGGCGCTGCCCCTGCGGCAGCGCGACGTCGAGCGAGACCTCCACCGGGCAGCGCGCGGCGGCGGCCGCGAGGGCGGGCCCGAGGCCGCGGTCTGCAAGGATCGGCGGGGCGATGCCGCGGGAGAGGGCACGCAGCTCGTCGAGCGCCTCGCGGCTCTGCTCCAGGGCCTCCGCCACCAGCGGGCGCGCCTTCTCCGGGTTGTCGTCGAGCCGGCGGGCCACCGTCTCGAGGTCCATGTTCAGCCGGACGAGCCGCTGCTGCGGACCGTCGTGGATGTCGCGCTCCAGCCGGCGCAGGGTCTGCGCCTCGGCCTGGACGGCGGCGCGCCTGCTGGACTCCAGCTGGGTGGCCCTGGCACGCAGCGCGGCGGTCTGGTTGGTGAGCAGGCCACGGGCCAACGCGGCCCGCGTGGCCACCAGTCCCCGGATGACCAGCGGCGCCGTCGCCACCATGATCACGCCGAGCACGGTGTTGATCGCGATCTCGCCCAACCGGAAGTCGTAGCCGAAGATCAGCCAGAACAGGCCACCATCGTCGTCATCGTCGGGCAGCGCCCACTGCCATGTGACGTACAGCAGCGAACCGAGCCCGCCGACCGTCCAGACCACGGCGATGACGAACATCGCGAGCCGCACGGGGAACGCGACGACGGCGTGCAGCAGATCGCGCCACGACTGCGGGTCGGCGAGCATGCTGAACAGCCGGCCGATCCCCCGGCCACGCGTCTCGCGGTAGTGGTGCGGGGGCAGGGGGCGCCCCGTGGCCCACTGGGCGCCGCGCCGCTCGACGGTCGCCAGCCCGCGCGATGCCCGCAGCGTGCCGGCGAGGATCGGCAGCCCGAGCCACACCACGATGGTGCCGACCCCGGCGGCGAACCCCACCACCGCGATCACGAACGCGACGATGCACAGCGGTAGGCCACCGAGCAGGTAGCCGTAGCCCCGCCAGAACCGCTGGGCGCCGGTCGTCGGCCCCGTGACGGGCACGTATTCGGTCATACCGCCACTCTCATCCCCCGGCGCGACGCAACCCAGCCGGTGCGCCTCCCCGCTGAGGGTAGGGCGAACCCGAATCCCGACGTGAATAGGCTGATCACCATGGACAGTCAGACCTGGGAGCGGGTCGACGGGTATTTCGCCGGCCAACTGCTCGGCCCGGATCCTGTGCTCGACGCGGCGCAGGAGGCGAACGCACTCGCCGGGCTGCCCGCGATCGACGTCAGCCCCGCGCAGGGCAAGTTGCTGCACCTGCTCGCCCGCACGGTCGGCGCCCGCCGGATCCTCGAGATCGGCACACTCGGTGGCTACTCCACGATCTGGCTCGCCCGCGCGCTACCGGCCGACGGGGAGCTCCTGACGTGCGAGATCAACCCCGCCCATGCCGGGGTGGCCCGCGCCAACGTCGCGCGCGCCGGGCTCGAGGGCGTCGTCGACGTGCGGGTCGGGCCCGCGCTCGACACCCTCCCCACCCTCGACGGCCCGTTCGACCTGGCCTTCATCGACGCGGACAAGCAGTCGAACGCGGAGTACTTCCGGCACGCGCTCCGCCTGTCCCGGCCGGGCACGATGATCATCGTGGACAACGTCGTTCGCGGCGGCCGGGTCGCCGACTCGTACAACGCCGACCCGGACGTCCGCGGCACGCGCGCGGTCGCCGAGACGATCGCGCAGGAGCCGCGCGTCGACGCCACCGTCGTCCAGACCGTGGGGAGCAAGGGCTACGACGGCTTCCTCGTGGCACTCGTGACCTAGACAGCCACTTAGCTATTTGCCAGAGTCTCTTCGTGCTCGACGTGGATCTGGTGAAGGCGCTCGCCAACGACAAACGCCTGCTGATCCTGGACTGGCTGCGCGACCCCGAAGCGCACTTCCCACCCCAGCGCGACGGCGACCTGGTCCGCGACGGCGTGTGCTCGCTGTTCCTCGCCGAGAAGCTCGGGGTCAGCCAGCCCACCTGTGGTGAGCACCTGAAGATCCTCAGCCGCACGGGCCTCATCCACGGCAAGAGGATCAAGCAGTGGGTCTTCTACCGGCGCGACGAGGAGCGGATCGAGCAGGCGAAGAGGCAACTGGCCGGGCAGTGGTGAAACGACTTCACACACCCAGTGGGCACTTCACACAGCGCCCGCCTTGTGTGAAGCAGGCACTGGGTGTGTGAAGTGCGGTGTGACGCCGCTGGCAGGCGCTCGTCGAGGTGCCGGCGGTAGCGTCCAGCCCATGGAGCCCTCCGACCTCGCCGACGTCCTCTCCGCCGTGCGCGACTTCGTCCGCAAGGAGGTCGTGCCGATCGAGGAGGAGATCGACGCCGAGGACGCGATCCCGGAGCGCGTGATCGCCACGTGCAAGGAGATGGGCCTCTACGGGTTCGCCATCCCGCAGGAGTACGGCGGGCTCGGCATGACGCTCACGGAGGAGGCGCAGCTCGCGTTCGAGCTGGGGTGGACCACGCCCGCGCTGCGCTCGCTCTTCGGCACCAACAACGGCATCGCCGGGCAGGTGCTGCTGGTCGGGGGCACGGAGGACCAGAAGAAGGAGTGGCTGCCGCGACTGGCCTCCGGCGAGGTGACGGCGTCGTTCGGGCTCACCGAGGCCGACGCGGGCTCCGACCCGGCGGGGCTGGCCACCACAGCCCGCCGCGACGGCTCCGACTGGGTTCTGAACGGGTCGAAGCGCTACATCACCAACGCCCCCGTGGCGGAGGTGATCATGGTGTTCGCCCGGACGAACCCGGACGCCCTCGGCAACCGGGGCATCTCGACGTTCCTCGTCCCGTCGGGCACGACGGGCCTCTCGATCGGGCCGAGGGACCACAAGATGGGCCAGTTCGGTGCCTGGACCGCCGACGTGTACCTCGACGACGTGCGGGTGCCTGCCGAAGCGCTGGTCGGTGGCGCCGAGGGCGTCGACCGAGGATTCCAGACCGCGGCCAAGTGCCTCGCCCATGGCCGCGCGCACATCGCGGCGCTCTGCGTCGGGATGGCGGGACGCCTGGTGCACGAGTCGGTCGAGTTCGCGAAGACCCGCGAGCAGGGCGGGCGGCCGATCGCGTCGTTCCAGCTGGTGCAGGGTCTGATCGCCGACTCGGTGACCGACCACATGGCCGGCCGCTCCCTCGTCCTCGACGTCGCACGGGCCTACGACGCGGGCACCGACAAGGTGCAGGGCCCTTCGGTCGCCAAGTACTTCGCGAGCGAGATGGTGGGCCGGGTCGCCGACCGGGCGGTGCAGGTCCACGGCGGCGCGGGCTACATCCGCGGCGTCGCGGTCGAGCGGTTCTACCGGGACGCGCGGCTGTTCCGGATCTACGAGGGCACCAGCCAGATCCAGCAGGTGATCATCGCCCGGCAGTCGCTGGGGGACGCCGCCCGCGGATGAGCGGATCTTGCCGAGATCCCGGAAGTTGACCAAGGTGCTGTACATGGCCGACTTCCTCTCCGACCTCACGCGCACGGCGCTCGCCCGCGAGCCCATCCCCCGCGACGCGGCGCTGCGGGTGCTCGCGGGCGACGACGAGCTGCTCGACGTCGTCGCGGCGGGTTCGCGCGTGCGCCGCACGTTCTTCGGCCGCCGCGTGAAGCTCAACACGATCATCAACCTCAAGAGCGGGATGTGCCCCGAGGACTGCGGCTACTGCTCGCAGCGGCTGGGATCGGAAGCGGAGATCCTCAAGTACACCTGGGTCGCGCCGGGCGAGGCGGCGAGCATCGCCGACCGCGCTGTACGGGCGGGCGCCAAGCGGGTGTGCCTGGTCGCGAGCGGCCGCGGGCCGGGCGGCCGCGACATCACCCGCGTCGAACGCACGATCGACGCGATCAAGGCCGACCAGCCCGGC encodes:
- a CDS encoding sensor histidine kinase; translation: MTEYVPVTGPTTGAQRFWRGYGYLLGGLPLCIVAFVIAVVGFAAGVGTIVVWLGLPILAGTLRASRGLATVERRGAQWATGRPLPPHHYRETRGRGIGRLFSMLADPQSWRDLLHAVVAFPVRLAMFVIAVVWTVGGLGSLLYVTWQWALPDDDDDGGLFWLIFGYDFRLGEIAINTVLGVIMVATAPLVIRGLVATRAALARGLLTNQTAALRARATQLESSRRAAVQAEAQTLRRLERDIHDGPQQRLVRLNMDLETVARRLDDNPEKARPLVAEALEQSREALDELRALSRGIAPPILADRGLGPALAAAAARCPVEVSLDVALPQGQRLAAAVENTAYFVVTEALTNVAKHANASLVTVVVTADSDRVLVQVRDDGRGGAHLGKGHGLAGLADRLATVEGALDVVSPPGGPTVLTAEIPLRGVGADR
- a CDS encoding O-methyltransferase, giving the protein MDSQTWERVDGYFAGQLLGPDPVLDAAQEANALAGLPAIDVSPAQGKLLHLLARTVGARRILEIGTLGGYSTIWLARALPADGELLTCEINPAHAGVARANVARAGLEGVVDVRVGPALDTLPTLDGPFDLAFIDADKQSNAEYFRHALRLSRPGTMIIVDNVVRGGRVADSYNADPDVRGTRAVAETIAQEPRVDATVVQTVGSKGYDGFLVALVT
- a CDS encoding helix-turn-helix transcriptional regulator, whose protein sequence is MLDVDLVKALANDKRLLILDWLRDPEAHFPPQRDGDLVRDGVCSLFLAEKLGVSQPTCGEHLKILSRTGLIHGKRIKQWVFYRRDEERIEQAKRQLAGQW
- a CDS encoding acyl-CoA dehydrogenase family protein: MEPSDLADVLSAVRDFVRKEVVPIEEEIDAEDAIPERVIATCKEMGLYGFAIPQEYGGLGMTLTEEAQLAFELGWTTPALRSLFGTNNGIAGQVLLVGGTEDQKKEWLPRLASGEVTASFGLTEADAGSDPAGLATTARRDGSDWVLNGSKRYITNAPVAEVIMVFARTNPDALGNRGISTFLVPSGTTGLSIGPRDHKMGQFGAWTADVYLDDVRVPAEALVGGAEGVDRGFQTAAKCLAHGRAHIAALCVGMAGRLVHESVEFAKTREQGGRPIASFQLVQGLIADSVTDHMAGRSLVLDVARAYDAGTDKVQGPSVAKYFASEMVGRVADRAVQVHGGAGYIRGVAVERFYRDARLFRIYEGTSQIQQVIIARQSLGDAARG